One window from the genome of Spiractinospora alimapuensis encodes:
- a CDS encoding glycosyltransferase family 2 protein, with amino-acid sequence MSETSPVPHVSVVLPCHNEEDSIAAEISRVNAALDTAGYSFEVLVVDDASTDDTAARAREAAAEHPHTEVITFSHNGGVGTARRIATRQARGEIVVWTDADLTYPNDRIPELVAVLDDDPSVDQVIGARRRESGSARVLRIPVKWGVRKLAEFLTNSTIPDLNSGLRAFRRSVALPYLPLLPPGFSCVSTLTLAFLFNQHQIQYVPIDYAQRSGASKFHFVSDAYRYILQVLRMVMYFNPLKVLMPPALVLLGVGLAKGGYDVFSIPFYVRNNTLMLLLTGLLIASFALLADLIVRSRDSSR; translated from the coding sequence ATGAGCGAAACCTCTCCCGTCCCGCACGTGTCCGTCGTGCTTCCCTGCCACAACGAGGAGGACAGCATCGCGGCGGAGATCTCCCGCGTCAACGCCGCCCTCGACACGGCCGGGTACTCCTTCGAAGTGCTGGTGGTCGACGACGCCTCCACCGACGACACGGCGGCACGGGCCCGCGAGGCGGCCGCCGAGCACCCGCACACCGAGGTGATCACCTTCAGCCACAACGGGGGAGTGGGCACGGCGCGGCGCATCGCGACCCGACAGGCACGTGGCGAGATCGTGGTCTGGACCGACGCCGACCTGACCTACCCCAACGACCGGATCCCCGAACTGGTCGCCGTCCTGGACGACGACCCCTCGGTGGACCAGGTGATCGGCGCTCGACGTCGTGAGTCGGGCAGCGCGCGCGTCCTACGGATCCCGGTGAAGTGGGGCGTCCGCAAGCTCGCCGAGTTCCTCACCAACTCCACAATCCCCGACCTGAACTCCGGGTTACGCGCCTTCCGGCGTTCGGTCGCGCTGCCCTACCTCCCGCTGCTTCCCCCCGGGTTCTCCTGCGTCAGCACACTGACGCTCGCCTTCCTGTTCAACCAGCACCAGATCCAGTACGTGCCCATCGACTACGCCCAGCGGTCCGGCGCGTCGAAGTTCCACTTCGTCAGCGACGCATACCGCTACATCCTGCAGGTGCTGCGGATGGTCATGTACTTCAACCCGCTGAAGGTGCTGATGCCGCCCGCCCTGGTCCTACTGGGCGTGGGCCTCGCCAAGGGCGGATACGACGTGTTCAGCATCCCGTTCTACGTCCGCAACAACACCCTCATGCTGCTCCTCACCGGACTGCTGATCGCCAGCTTCGCCCTGCTCGCCGACCTGATCGTCCGCTCCCGCGACTCCTCACGCTGA